The following coding sequences are from one Apodemus sylvaticus chromosome X, mApoSyl1.1, whole genome shotgun sequence window:
- the LOC127675814 gene encoding thioredoxin, mitochondrial-like: MAQRLLLRRFLTSVISRKPPQGMWTSLTSRALQTPPYNAGGLIEMPGPARTIHTTRFCSTTFNVQDGPDFQDRVVNSETPVVVDFFAQWCGPCKILGPRLEKMIAKQQGKVVMAKVDIDDHTDLAIEYKVSAVPTVLAIKNGDVVDKFVGIKDEDQLEAFLKKLIG; encoded by the coding sequence atggctcagcgactTCTCCTGAGGAGGTTCTTGACCTCAGTCATCTCCAGGAAGCCTCCTCAGGGTATGTGGACTTCCCTTACCTCTAGGGCCCTGCAGACTCCTCCGTACAATGCTGGTGGTCTAATAGAAATGCCCGGCCCAGCTCGGACAATACACACCACCAGATTCTGTTCAACAACTTTTAATGTCCAGGATGGACCTGACTTTCAAGACAGAGTCGTCAACAGTGAGACACCAGTTGTTGTCGATTTTTTCGCACAATGGTGTGGCCCCTGCAAGATCCTAGGACCACGGTTAGAGAAGATGATAGCAAAACAACAAGGAAAGGTGGTGATGGCTAAGGTGGACATTGATGATCACACAGACCTTGCCATTGAATACAAGGTGTCAGCTGTGCCTACCGTGCTGGCCATCAAGAACGGGGACGTGGTAGACAAGTTTGTGGGGATCAAGGACGAGGACCAGCTAGAAGCCTTCCTGAAGAAGCTGATTGGCTGA